Proteins found in one Macadamia integrifolia cultivar HAES 741 unplaced genomic scaffold, SCU_Mint_v3 scaffold151, whole genome shotgun sequence genomic segment:
- the LOC122064029 gene encoding nucleolin-like, producing the protein MPPRTVKRGGAAAGSRKTPRAAKTTPKSQNQPEVTEETAKVEEVQVSAVEVKEETIVETIEVKEDEGPIEPEAHSVPEANGSVKDEVGVKESLEEDDKGERLELDDNEPEYEPEEDGGVEYDEKEVEHEDVQEGDDEDVEESEGDVGDEEEGDMVEEEMEDGAEEIEGDEDNENVEGEHEEIFDEEEEEHHEVVKERRKRKEFEIFVGGLDKDATEDDLRKVFSEVGEVTEVRLMMNPLTKKNKGFAFLRFATVEQAKRAVTELKNPVVHGKQCGVTPSQDSDTLFLGNICKTWTKEALKEKLKHYGVENVDDLTLVEDSNNEGMNRGFAFLEFSSRSDAMDAYKRLQKRDVVFGVDRPARVSFADSSAEPDDEIMAQVKTVFVDGIPASWDEDRVKEHLKKFGVIEKVELARNMTSARRKDFGFVTFDTHDAAVACAEGINNADLGEGDSKVKVRARLSRPHRRGKGKHVVRGDYRPVRGIPRAARGPWGRPAPRSFVGRAPRGIGGRVAPAPRGIKRSLGFRDRRPVMAMPERVRPLPPPERSYVRRAPVSSYPKSTSKRDYSRREELPPRTRAAADYGSRVAERRSSYRDEYAHGSGYADDMPRGSSRTAGRRAYVDESYGRRFERPPPPSYREGRARDYDSISGSKRPYSALDDVPPRYAEPSVRQSRARLDYGVGSSAAQYGDAYSERLGRSHLGYASSRSSLSGQESHGLYGSRQTVGYGGGSYGGSDVGGMYSSSFGGDYMSRGPDVGGSSYSSLYSSRGLGGSGYLGSGGSGSYY; encoded by the exons ATGCCTCCAAGGACGGTGAAGAGGGGAGGGGCTGCAGCCGGCTCTAGGAAGACGCCCAGAGCAGCGAAAACAACTCCGAAGTCCCAAAATCAACCCGAAGTTACCGAAGAAACGGCCAAGGTCGAAGAGGTTCAGGTATCTGCCGTTGAAGTTAAAGAAGAGACGATAGTGGAGACTATTGAGGTTAAGGAAGATGAGGGGCCTATTGAACCTGAAGCTCACTCGGTACCCGAGGCTAACGGGTCTGTTAAGG ATGAAGTTGGTGTTAAGGAGTCTCTTGAGGAAGACGATAAAGGTGAGCGGTTAGAGCTTGATGATAATGAACCTGAATATGAGCCTGAAGAAGATGGTGGGGTGGAATATGATGAGAAGGAAGTTGAACATGAGGATGTTCAGGAGGGAGACGATGAAGATGTGGAAGAGTCCGAGGGTGATGTAGGTGACGAAGAAGAGGGTGATATGGTTGAGGAGGAAATGGAAGATGGTGCTGAGGAAATTGAAGGTGACGAGGACAATGAAAACGTTGAGGGAGAACATGAAGAGATCTTcgatgaagaggaagaggagcaTCATGAAGTTGTTAAGGAAAGGCGCAAACGAAAGGAGTTTGAAATATTTGTTGGGGGCTTGGACAAGGATGCAACTGAGGATGATCTTAGGAAAGTTTTCAGTGAGGTTGGTGAAGTTACTGAAGTCAGGCTGATGATGAATCCTCTGACAAAGAAGAACAAGGGCTTTGCATTCTTACGGTTCGCTACTGTCGAACAAGCGAAACGAGCAGTTACAGAACTTAAGAACCCAGTG GTCCATGGGAAACAGTGTGGTGTGACTCCAAGTCAAGACAGTGACACCCTTTTCTTGGGAAACATATGCAAGACATGGACAAAGGAAGCT TTGAAAGAGAAGTTGAAACATTACGGAGTTGAGAATGTTGATGATCTGACATTGGTTGAAGACAGTAACAATGAAGGAATGAATCGTGGATTTGCTTTCCTGGAGTTCTCTTCTCGTTCAGATGCCATGGATGCTTACAAGCGTcttcaaaagagggatgttgtctttggagttgataggcCTGCAAGGGTTTCCTTTGCAGATTCTTCTGCTGAGCCAGATGATGAGATAATGGCACAG GTTAAAACAGTATTTGTGGATGGCATCCCTGCTTCATGGGATGAAGACCGTGTCAAGGAGCATCTAAAGAAGTTTGGTGTGATTGAGAAGGTTGAGCTTGCCCGTAACATGACATCAGCTAGGAGAAAAGATTTTGGTTTTGTCACGTTTGACACCCATGATGCTGCAGTGGCATGTGCTGAAGGGATTAACAATGCAGACTTGGGTGAGGGCGACAGTAAG GTTAAAGTTAGGGCTAGGTTGTCACGGCCACATCGCAGAGGAAAAGGGAAGCATGTTGTTCGTGGAGATTACCGACCTGTAAGAGGCATACCCCGAGCTGCAAGGGGTCCCTGGGGTCGTCCTGCTCCTAGAAGCTTTGTTGGACGAGCTCCTAGAGGAATCGGTGGACGAGTGGCTCCGGCTCCTCGTGGAATCAAGAGGTCATTGGGATTTAGAGATCGGCGCCCTGTTATGGCCATGCCAGAGAGAGTTAGACCCTTGCCTCCCCCAGAGAGGTCTTATGTCAGGAGAGCTCCTG TTTCTTCGTATCCAAAGAGTACTTCTAAGAGGGATTATAGTAGGCGTGAGGAACTTCCTCCAAGAACCAGAGCTGCTGCAGATTATGGTTCCCGAGTTGCTGAGAGGCGTTCATCCTACAGGGATGAGTATGCCCATGGATCTGGCTATGCCGATGATATGCCACGGGGTTCTTCTCGCACTGCAGGAAGGAGGGCCTATGTGGATGAAAGTTATGGTAGAAGATTTGAAAGGCCGCCACCTCCAAGTTATCGTGAAGGGCGTGCCCGTGATTATGACTCAATCTCCGGATCTAAACGCCCATACTCTGCATTG GATGATGTTCCTCCACGTTATGCTGAGCCCAGTGTCCGTCAGTCAAGAGCTCGTTTGGATTATGGAGTTGGCAGCAGTGCTGCTCAGTATGGGGATGCTTACAGCGAAAG GCTTGGGAGATCTCACTTAGGATATGCAAGCAGCAGGAGTTCTCTATCTGGTCAGGAATCACATGGACTTTATGGAAGTCGTCAGACTGTGGGTTATGGTGGAG gttcttATGGTGGTAGTGATGTTGGTGGAATGTATTCATCAAGCTTCGGTGGTGATTACATGTCACGTGGACCTGAT GTTGGTGGTAGTTCATATTCATCCCTGTATTCGAGCCGTGGCCTGGGTGGTAGTGGTTATCTAGGCAGTGGTGGTTCTGGATCATACTATTGA